A stretch of DNA from Spirosoma endbachense:
TCGACGGCCCGGTCGGCCAAACGCGCCAAAGAGGTCGGGATTCGGAAAGCTATAGGCACCAGTCGGCAATCATTGATTGGGCAGTTTCTGGCCGAGTCGATCCTGACCGTGACGCTTTCATTGCTCCTCGCACTAGGATTCGCTGCCCTGATCATGCCATTTTTTAACGAACTGGCCGCCAAAACACTTTCCGTAAATCGCCTGTTTGCGATACCCATTCTACCATTTCTCCTGTTGTTGCCGATTGGGGTCGGTTTAGTCGCGGGCAGTTATCCGGCCTTTTTCCTGTCCGGTTTCAACCCAATTGCCGTCCTGAAAGGTACGATGGGGAACAATCTGAGAAAGAGCAATTTCCGGAATGCGCTGGTTGTTTTTCAATTTGCCACCTCCGTTATACTGATTATCGGTACGCTCATTGTTTACCGCCAGCTCAATTATATCCAGACTAAAAACCTCGGTTTTGACAAAGAACAAATTCTGATCATCAACGGAACCCACGCTCTGGGCTCCAATGTGGATGCTTTTAAGAACGAGGTGCTTACCCTACCGGGCGTTACCACCGGTACGCTAAGCGGGTTTCTGCCGGTGACTTCTTCACAACGGAATGGCCGGACGTTTTCGAAAGAGCGGGTTAGTTCATCCGACAATAGGATCGATACACAAAGCTGGTTCGTGGACTACGATTACATCGGAACCATGGGAATGAAAATGGTGAAAGGACGGAGTTTCTCGAAAGACTTCGGGGAGGATTCCAGCGCGGTTGTGATCAATGAGTCAATGGCGCGACTTCTCGGCTATTCCAATCCGGTTGGGCAGAAAATTTATTCGGGTGGTGATGCGACTCCGCTGACCATCATTGGCGTTGTGAACGACTTTAATTATGAGTCGTTGCGGAAAACCATCGGCCCGCTGGTATTGAATCTGGGCACAAGTACGGCGCTGGCTTCGTTTCGAGTCAATACTCAAAACCTTCCGAATCTGCTGAAACAGGCGGAAACCGCCTGGCAAAAAATGCCTACCGGTGTTCAATTCAGTTACCGGTTTATGGACGAAGCCTTCGATACAATGTACCGGGCCGAGCAGCGGATCGGACAAATTGCCCTGACATTTGCCGGACTTGCCGTCCTGATCGCCTGCCTGGGATTGTTCGGGCTGGCAACCTACATGGCCGAACAGCGCACGAAAGAAATCGGCATCCGCAAAGTGCTGGGAGCCACTACCATTGGTATTGTTACTCTTTTATCACGGGATTTCCTGAAACTGGTACTGATCGCCATTGTCATTGCATCACCCATCGCCTGGTATGCCATGAACCAGTGGCTACAGGATTTTGCGTATAAGATAACCACCGAATGGTGGGTTTTTGTCCTAGCTGGTGTTCTGGCAATTGGTATTGCCTTATTAACAGTCAGCTTTCAAAGCATTAAAGCTGCGTTGATGAATCCGGTAAAATCCCTACGATCGGAGTAGTGAGTAAACTGGATAAAAGCTACTGTAGAAGGGCTAATTCCTGAAACCGTAGTCCTGACGATTCTTTTCCATTCTACCGTAGTCTTTATCCAGTATGAATACACCCCGAAACCGCCCCGACCGACCAGCCAAACCACCCCGCTTAGCCGATTGGCTGCTCAACTGGTTTTGCGCCCCCCATCTGCGGGAGGAAGTGCTGGGCGATTTACATGAACGGTACGCCTTGCGAATGACGCGTTTGGGTGAAACCAAAGCCCAATGGCGCTACTGGCGTGAAGTGCTGGCTTATGTGCGGCCTGCTATGATCAAACGACAACCATCTGAATACCCTAAACCAACGAATAGCGCCATGCTACGCAACTATCTAAAAATTGCCTTTCGCAATCTGGTCAGGCAAAAAGTATATTCCTTTATTAACATTGGGGGGCTGGCGGTCGGTATGACTGTGGCTATACTCATTGGCCTGTGGATTTATGATGAATTGTCATTCAATAAATACTATCAGCACTACGATCGTATTGCCCAGGTCATGCAGCACCAAACCATCAATGGAAATACCGCCACCGGGCCTGCTATACCGATACCGCTGGCCAATGAGCTCCGCACGGTCTATGGTACTGATTTTAAGCATGTTTTACTATCCTCCTGGACAGAAGGGCATATTCTGTCGATCGGAACTAAAAAATTCTGGAAGAATGGTAATTATATAGAGCCGGAAGCGCCCGACATGTTTTCCTTAAAGATGATCAAAGGCACGCGGACAGGACTGAAAGAGCCGTATTCGATTATGATTTCTGAATCAGTAGCCAATGCGTTTTTTGGCACTGGCGATCCAATGGGTAAACTACTAAAAATAGACAATCAGATAGCGGTTAAAGTCACGGGGGTTTATGAAGATTTGCCCTATAATACCCAGTTTAATAACCTCGATTACATGGTTCCCTGGCAGGTGAATGTGGCCATACGGGATTGGGTGAAAAACTCGCAGGATAAGTGGGATAATAATTCATTTCAACTGTTTGTTCAGCTTGCCGATCAAGCAGATATGGACAATGTCTCGGCAAAAATTAAAGACGCCAAAGTAGCCAATGTAAGGAAGGAATTAGCCCAGTTTAAGCCTGAAATTTTTCTCCAGCCAATGAAAAACTGGCATTTGTATTCGGAGTTTAAAAATGGTGTCAATGTGGGTGGTCAAATCCAGTTTGTCTGGCTGTTTGGCATTATCGGAATTTTTGTGCTGCTGTTGGCCTGCATCAATTTTATGAATCTGAGCACAGCCCGTTCCGAAAAACGGGCTAAAGAAGTCGGTATTCGAAAAGCAGTTGGCTCAATTCGTGGACAATTAATCGGGCAGTTTTTTAGCGAATCCTTATTGGTTGTCCTGATTGCATTTGTACTATCATTGCTGTTGGTACAACTCATTTTGCCATTCTTTAATGAGGTTGCCGCCAAGAAAATGGCCATTCTGTGGTCAACACCTTTGTTCTGGATCGCCAGCATTGGATTTACAGTGTTGACCGGCATCATAGCGGGCAGTTATCCGGCTTTCTATCTGTCTTCTTTCCAACCCGTTAAAGTGCTGAAAGGAACCTTTCAGGTTGGCCGATTTGCTTCGCTTCCCCGCAAAGTGCTGGTAGTCATTCAATTTACAGTGTCGGTCACGTTGATTATCGGAACAATTATTGTGTTTCGCCAGATTCAATATGCTAAAAACAGGCCAATGGGCTACAGCCGAAATGGGCTGTTATACGTGCAGACAACCACGGCTGATATCCACAATCATTACGATGCCTTTCGCAGCGATTTACTGCAATCAGGAGCGGTGACAGAAATAGCCGAATCCGAAAGTCCGCTAACGGGGGTCTGGAATGTAAATGGTGGTTTTGACTGGGATGGAAAAGACCCGAATCAGCAGCCCGATTTTGCGGTGGTGGGTGTAACCTACGAGTTTGGAAAAACGATAGGCTGGCAATTTACAGAAGGACGCGATTTTTCCCGAACCTTCGGAACCGACTCCACCAGCATGGTCATCAACGAAGCCGCCGTAAAATTCATGGGATTGAAAAATCCGGTCGGCAAAACAATCAGAGAAGGAAATCTGCGGTATAAAATCATCGGTGTGATTAAAGACATGGTGATGGAGTCGCCTTATGAACCCGCCAGGCAAACGTTTTTTTACATAAGCAATTTTCCCAGCAACTTTATTAACATCCGGATGAACCCGACGATGAGCGCCAGTGAAGCGGTGAGTAAGATTGGGGGAGTTTTTCAAAAATACAATCCGACCGCTCCCTTCGATTACAAATTCGCTGATGCCGAATACACCAAAAAATTTGCGGCAGAAGAGCACATTGGTACGCTGGCTTCGTTCTTTGCTATTCTCGCTATATTGATTAGTTGCCTGGGAATTTTCGGGCTCGCTTCCTTCATTGCCGAACAACGCACCAAAGAAATCGGGGTTCGCAAAGTGCTGGGCGCTTCCGTATTGAATCTGTGGGGTTTGCTCTCCAAAGATTTTGTGTTTCTGGTCCTGATCGCCTTCGGTATCGCTACGCCAATTGCCTATTACTTCCTCAGTGATTGGCTCCAGAACTATACGTACCACACGGACATTTCCTGGTGGATTTTTGCAGCATCGGGTAGTGGTGCCTTATTGATTACTTTGTTGACGGTGAGTTTCCAGAGTATAAAAGCGGCTCTGATGAATCCAGTCAAATCCCTGCGGTCGGAGTAATAATGTAAAATGAACTGCGCGGGCGACTCCCGAACGTGTACAATCAATTGGCTGCTGGAGATCCTCATTAATTAGCCCAATTTCAGTATGAACCAACCACCCCGCTTCGCTGACCGACTGCTCAACTGGTTCTGCGCACCCCACCTGCGGGAGGAGGTGCTGGGCGATCTGCACGAGCGCTTCGCCTTGCGGGTTGCGCGGTGGGGTAAAACTAAAGCCCGGCAACGCTACTGGTGGGATGTACTGGCTTATGTACGACCGTCGATCATCAAACGCAAACCCAGGATTAGTATGTTCTGGCAGGCAGCCGCGCACCATCCGAATGGGCGCACAGGACGATTCGGTGACTATTCTCAATCCTATTTTCCCAATCCGATTATGATACGCAATTATTTCACGGTTGCCTGGCGCAATCTGATTCGCAATAAAGCCTTTTCGGCCATCAATATGTTGGGGCTTGCTTTAGGTATGGCTTGTAGTCTGCTGATTTTACTTTGGGTGCAGGACGAACGAAGTGTAGATGGTTTTCATGTAAATGGTAAGTACCTGTATCAGGTATATGAACGTCAGCAATTTGATGGCAAAACAGAAGCAAGCTATAGTACTCAGGGTCTGTTGGCCGACGAACTGAAACGGATCATTCCGGAGGTGCAATATGCCAGCAGTCTGGAGTGGAACAATCCATTTACATTTCAGGTGGGCGATCGGATTAATAAAATGGAGGGAACGTTTGCCGGGGCTGATTTTTTCAGGATGTTTAGTTATAAACTCCTTCAGGGAAATCCTGAAACAGCACTGGATGCTCCCAATGGCATTGCCATTTCCCGAAAGATGGCCGATCAATTTTTTGGGAGCCCGGAAAAAGCCATTGGGAAAGCGATTCGCTACGAAAATAAAGATGACCTGACCGTAACCGCGGTATTTGACAATTTACCGGCTAATTCATCGCAGCAATTTGATTTTTTAAGAACCTGGAAAGACTATGTGAAAGTAAACGATTGGGTAAATAACTGGAGCAACTACAATCCATCTACGTTCATACAACTACAACCAGGTGCTGATCCGGCAAAGGTTGAAGCCAAAATCAAGGATTTTACCTACCGATTCAAACCCAAAAGTAAGGCGATTGTTGAAGAACTGGCCCTACAACCCTATCCGGAAAAATACCTTCATTCTACATTTAAAAATGGTCAGCTCGATGGCGGCCGAATTGAGTATGTGCGCCTTTTCAGTCTTGTCGCCCTGTTCATCCTGATTATTGCCTGCATCAATTTCATGAATCTGGCCACGGCCCGGTCGGCCAAACGCGCCAAAGAAGTCGGTGTCCGGAAAGTGGTTGGAGCGGTTCGGTCGGCCTTAATGGGGCAATTTGTGGGTGAAGCGATGTTGCTCACCTTCTTTTCGATCATTATTGCCGTGGGTCTGGTTGCGCTGATACTGCCAGCCTTCAATACGCTGACCGGAAAACAGTTGGTACTGCCCGTTAGTAAGCCTGTATTCTGGGCAACACTACTGGGTTTACTCACGTTAACTGGCTTTGTTTCGGGTAGTTATCCGGCTCTTTTCCTGTCGGCTATGAGTCCCATTCGGGTACTGAAAGGAAGCCTTCGGTTCAGTCCGGGGGCAACGTTGTTTCGCAAAAGTCTGGTGGTGTTTCAGTTTGCCCTTTCCATGCTGCTGATTGTCGGCATGATTGTCATGTATCGGCAAATGGACTACATCCAGACGAAAAATCTCGGTTACAATCGGGAGAACCTCATTTATATTCCATTAGAAGGCGAACTAGGCCAGAAATACACCCTGTTTAAAGAAGAAGCCGGTAAAATGGCTGGCGTGCTGACCATTTCGCGTATGCGGGGAACACCCACCGTGATTTCTCATCATACGGGCGATTTCGGCTGGCCCGGCAAAGATCCAGATCAGGCCATATCCTTTGCCGATGAGACGGTTGGCTATGATTTTGTGAAAACCATGAAGCTTCAACTGAAAGAAGGACGTGATTTCTCAAAAGATTTTGGTACCGATTCGTTAGGATTTCTGGTAAACGAGACGGCATTGGCAAAAATGGGCTATAAAAACCGCACCGGCGGATCGGCGATCGGTCAACCCTTATCGTGGGGTCAGCGACAGGGCATGATAATTGGCGTTTTAAGCGATTTTCACTTTACGTCAATGCACCAGACCATTGAACCGCTGATTATTCGTCTGGATGAAAAACGGCAATGGGGGACGGTTCTGGTTCGGACGGAAGCGGGTAAAACCAGGGAAGCACTGGCCAGTTTAGAGAGAGTTAGCAAAGAGCTGAATCCCAGGTTTCCGTTTACGTATCAGTTTTCTGACCAGGAGTTTACCCGGCTCTATCAAAGCGAACAGATGGCCAGCCAACTGGCGAATTACTTTGCAATACTGGCTATTTTCATATCCTGCCTGGGTCTGTTTGGTCTGGCAACCTTCACCGCTGAGCAACGGACGAAAGAAATTGGGGTGCGCAAAGTGCTGGGCGCATCGGTAACTAGTGTCGTGACCCTGCTCTCCAGAGATTTTTTGAAGCCCGTATTGATCGCCATTGTCTGTACAACGCCCGTTGCCTGGTATGCCATGAGCCAGTGGTTGCAAAGCTTTGCCTACAAGATTGACATCGAGTGGTGGATGTTTGCGGTGGCAGGTTCCATCGCCATTGGTATTGCCCTATTGACAATTGGTTTTCAGAGTATTAAAGCCGCCCTGATGAATCCGGTCAAGAGTTTACGGAGCGAATAAGCACTAATTTGTGTAAGTTAGTGCATGAACATAAGCTTCCAACTATTCGACCTCATCGTCATCCTGGGTATTACGCAGGGGTTGCTTTATGTTGTTTTGTTGCTGATTAAATACGGTCAATATGCCAGTAAACAGGTGCTGGCCCTGATTCTGGTTGTTTTTTGCATTCTCAGCGGGAAGATTCTGCTTCATACATTGGGTTTGTGGCAGAATCCTTCCCTGCGCTATTTTCCGCTGGCGTTCGACCTCACGCTGCAGCCGCTGCTCTACCTGTATGTTGTTTCGTTGACACAAAGTAAGTTTACACTGAACCGATCATGGCTGATTCATTTTGTGCCGACGCTGGTCTTTATGATTCATGCCGTGCTGGTCTATAGCCAGACCCAAACAACGGAGAATCTGGCGCTCAAAGACCAGATAGCCGAATCGCTGTACTTCAATAACGTAAAGGAAGTTGAAGACCTGCTGTCGGTATTACTGGGCGGAGTGTATGGACTTATGAGTTTACGTCGGTTAATCCGCTATCGAAACTGGTTGTTCGATACGGTTTCGAACCCAGCGTATCCAAGTTATCTCTGGCTTCGAAATATGCTGCTTGTGACCGGGGGCGTGTGGCTATTGCTCTCGCTGAATATTTTTCTGGACCTTGGTTTATCCTTTACGACTTATTCCTTCCTGCACTGGAAATTTTTCTATGTTTATCTGGCAGTAAATGTTTATTACCTCGGGATTACGGGATACCAGCAGCCGCCTTTCGAGGTTGCTTTCGACGAGTCGGCGGTCGATGCATTGCCCAAACGAACACTGGATGGGGTAAGCCAGGAGCAAATTCAGGACGTAAAGGACAAAATCGAAATGGCTATCGGGCAGGAGCATGTTTTTTTAGATCCGGACCTTAGCCTGACGAGTCTTGCCCGTAAACTGAA
This window harbors:
- a CDS encoding ABC transporter permease, which translates into the protein MNQPPRFADYLLRLFCAPHLREEVLGDLHERYYLKVQRVGEAQARRRYWREVRAYVRPSIIRRKSTIQPLLRTGRSEFPLTSVLSPDTIRNYLLIAWRNLRSQPFLSFLNIFGLALGLASCLLITLYVVDELSYDRFHEKADRIYRINVDATFGGTEQSLTQVGDPMGETLKKDYPQVEEYVRFYDVNGSKIVRKGNESIDERRSVFADPTLFNVFTLPALFGNTKTALNAPNSVVITESTARKYFGTPNVVGKTLEVNKAPYTVTAVIRDIPQNSHFHFDFIFSMKNVKYDWGNYLTSNFQTYVVLKEGVDYKAFNRNFSQIIEKYLFPQAKQKMKMVSAKDFNRGGNRLVFTLFPLTDIHLRSDRRAELDVNGNSQFVAVFSAVALFVLLIACVNFMNLSTARSAKRAKEVGIRKAIGTSRQSLIGQFLAESILTVTLSLLLALGFAALIMPFFNELAAKTLSVNRLFAIPILPFLLLLPIGVGLVAGSYPAFFLSGFNPIAVLKGTMGNNLRKSNFRNALVVFQFATSVILIIGTLIVYRQLNYIQTKNLGFDKEQILIINGTHALGSNVDAFKNEVLTLPGVTTGTLSGFLPVTSSQRNGRTFSKERVSSSDNRIDTQSWFVDYDYIGTMGMKMVKGRSFSKDFGEDSSAVVINESMARLLGYSNPVGQKIYSGGDATPLTIIGVVNDFNYESLRKTIGPLVLNLGTSTALASFRVNTQNLPNLLKQAETAWQKMPTGVQFSYRFMDEAFDTMYRAEQRIGQIALTFAGLAVLIACLGLFGLATYMAEQRTKEIGIRKVLGATTIGIVTLLSRDFLKLVLIAIVIASPIAWYAMNQWLQDFAYKITTEWWVFVLAGVLAIGIALLTVSFQSIKAALMNPVKSLRSE
- a CDS encoding ABC transporter permease; its protein translation is MNQPPRFADRLLNWFCAPHLREEVLGDLHERFALRVARWGKTKARQRYWWDVLAYVRPSIIKRKPRISMFWQAAAHHPNGRTGRFGDYSQSYFPNPIMIRNYFTVAWRNLIRNKAFSAINMLGLALGMACSLLILLWVQDERSVDGFHVNGKYLYQVYERQQFDGKTEASYSTQGLLADELKRIIPEVQYASSLEWNNPFTFQVGDRINKMEGTFAGADFFRMFSYKLLQGNPETALDAPNGIAISRKMADQFFGSPEKAIGKAIRYENKDDLTVTAVFDNLPANSSQQFDFLRTWKDYVKVNDWVNNWSNYNPSTFIQLQPGADPAKVEAKIKDFTYRFKPKSKAIVEELALQPYPEKYLHSTFKNGQLDGGRIEYVRLFSLVALFILIIACINFMNLATARSAKRAKEVGVRKVVGAVRSALMGQFVGEAMLLTFFSIIIAVGLVALILPAFNTLTGKQLVLPVSKPVFWATLLGLLTLTGFVSGSYPALFLSAMSPIRVLKGSLRFSPGATLFRKSLVVFQFALSMLLIVGMIVMYRQMDYIQTKNLGYNRENLIYIPLEGELGQKYTLFKEEAGKMAGVLTISRMRGTPTVISHHTGDFGWPGKDPDQAISFADETVGYDFVKTMKLQLKEGRDFSKDFGTDSLGFLVNETALAKMGYKNRTGGSAIGQPLSWGQRQGMIIGVLSDFHFTSMHQTIEPLIIRLDEKRQWGTVLVRTEAGKTREALASLERVSKELNPRFPFTYQFSDQEFTRLYQSEQMASQLANYFAILAIFISCLGLFGLATFTAEQRTKEIGVRKVLGASVTSVVTLLSRDFLKPVLIAIVCTTPVAWYAMSQWLQSFAYKIDIEWWMFAVAGSIAIGIALLTIGFQSIKAALMNPVKSLRSE
- a CDS encoding helix-turn-helix domain-containing protein — protein: MNISFQLFDLIVILGITQGLLYVVLLLIKYGQYASKQVLALILVVFCILSGKILLHTLGLWQNPSLRYFPLAFDLTLQPLLYLYVVSLTQSKFTLNRSWLIHFVPTLVFMIHAVLVYSQTQTTENLALKDQIAESLYFNNVKEVEDLLSVLLGGVYGLMSLRRLIRYRNWLFDTVSNPAYPSYLWLRNMLLVTGGVWLLLSLNIFLDLGLSFTTYSFLHWKFFYVYLAVNVYYLGITGYQQPPFEVAFDESAVDALPKRTLDGVSQEQIQDVKDKIEMAIGQEHVFLDPDLSLTSLARKLNLSPGIVSGVINSEFDKSFRSLINERRVDEVKHRLTDPAYQHLSILGIALESGFNSEASFYRIFKATTGLSPRQFSTQKTLKTTIESSQKPN
- a CDS encoding ABC transporter permease, whose protein sequence is MNTPRNRPDRPAKPPRLADWLLNWFCAPHLREEVLGDLHERYALRMTRLGETKAQWRYWREVLAYVRPAMIKRQPSEYPKPTNSAMLRNYLKIAFRNLVRQKVYSFINIGGLAVGMTVAILIGLWIYDELSFNKYYQHYDRIAQVMQHQTINGNTATGPAIPIPLANELRTVYGTDFKHVLLSSWTEGHILSIGTKKFWKNGNYIEPEAPDMFSLKMIKGTRTGLKEPYSIMISESVANAFFGTGDPMGKLLKIDNQIAVKVTGVYEDLPYNTQFNNLDYMVPWQVNVAIRDWVKNSQDKWDNNSFQLFVQLADQADMDNVSAKIKDAKVANVRKELAQFKPEIFLQPMKNWHLYSEFKNGVNVGGQIQFVWLFGIIGIFVLLLACINFMNLSTARSEKRAKEVGIRKAVGSIRGQLIGQFFSESLLVVLIAFVLSLLLVQLILPFFNEVAAKKMAILWSTPLFWIASIGFTVLTGIIAGSYPAFYLSSFQPVKVLKGTFQVGRFASLPRKVLVVIQFTVSVTLIIGTIIVFRQIQYAKNRPMGYSRNGLLYVQTTTADIHNHYDAFRSDLLQSGAVTEIAESESPLTGVWNVNGGFDWDGKDPNQQPDFAVVGVTYEFGKTIGWQFTEGRDFSRTFGTDSTSMVINEAAVKFMGLKNPVGKTIREGNLRYKIIGVIKDMVMESPYEPARQTFFYISNFPSNFINIRMNPTMSASEAVSKIGGVFQKYNPTAPFDYKFADAEYTKKFAAEEHIGTLASFFAILAILISCLGIFGLASFIAEQRTKEIGVRKVLGASVLNLWGLLSKDFVFLVLIAFGIATPIAYYFLSDWLQNYTYHTDISWWIFAASGSGALLITLLTVSFQSIKAALMNPVKSLRSE